The Cuculus canorus isolate bCucCan1 chromosome 35, bCucCan1.pri, whole genome shotgun sequence genome contains a region encoding:
- the SMG9 gene encoding nonsense-mediated mRNA decay factor SMG9, giving the protein MSDSGQSPAPGGRRRWPRENQSDGGGDRRQEGGEEPSGLMQKTPIILAKPPGERAPPKGAPPPAPPPPAPPIVLMKARGGGEEGPRGGGAAAGGGVAPSGGEGPALATPREREGGGPRPTQPVYSLHGRGLPPPGAIDPVAGQARLAAPEKMKTSIKLVDEQMNWCDSALEFLLEQTDVLVVGALGLQGTGKSTLLSLLAGNQPDDDPRAFVFRPQGPELRERGGCQTGGIDFFITQERVVFLDTQPLLSPALLDHLINNDRKLPPEHSLPHTYVEMQSLQVAAFLFTVCHVVLLLQDWFTDPALYRFLQTAEMVKPSTPSPSHESGAGAEEPSEFNPHLVFVQTRARPESFTPRRLRAMNRVLDRLMANSHLKYKGALSMRSLLPGLREATLEPDVNLVLLPPMEGDSEEPPRPGGASALFPLLPPFRGHGSFGALLSRLRGRVLAAARAQLSHTLLTERNWFHYAARIWDGVKKSSALAEYGRLLG; this is encoded by the exons ATGTCGGACTCGGGGCAGAGCCCGGCTCCGGGCGGGAGGCGCCGGTGGCCCCGCGAGAACCAATCCGACGGCGGCGGAGACCGACGG CAGGAAGGGGGGGAGGAGCCATCGGGGCTGATGCAGAAGACACCGATCATCCTGGCGAAACCCCCGGGGGAGCGG GCCCCGCCCAAGGGCGCccccccgccggccccgcccccgccggccccgcccaTAGTGCTGATGAAGGCGCGGGGGGGCGGTGAGGAGGGGCCtcgcgggggcggggcggcggcgggagggggcgtggccccATCCGGAGGGGAGGGGCCAGCGCTGGCCACGCCCCGCGAGAGGGAAGGGGGCGGTCCCCGCCCCACCCAACCCGTGTACAGCCTCCATGGGAGGGGTCTGCCCCCCCCCGGGGCCATCGACC CCGTGGCCGGACAGGCGCGACTGGCGGCGCCGGAGAAGATGAAAACCAGTATCAAACTGGTGGACGAGCAAATGAACTGGTGTGACAGCGCCCTGGAG ttcctgcTGGAGCAGACGGATGTGCTGGTGGTGGGggcgctggggctgcaggggaccGGGAAATCCACCCTCCTGTCCCTCCTGGCCGGGAACCAGCCCGACGACGACCCCcg GGCGTTCGTGTTCCGCCCGCAGGGCCCGGAGCTCCGGGAACGCGGCGGCTGCCAAACGGGCGGCATCGATTTCTTCATCACGCAGGAGCGCGTGGTCTTCCTCGACACGCAG CCGCTGCTGAGCCCGGCGCTGCTCGATCACCTCATTAATAACGACCGGAAGCTTCCGCCCGAGCACAGCCTCCCCCACACCTACGTCGAGATGCAG TCGCTGCAGGTGGCCGCGTTCCTCTTCACCGTCTGCCACGTTGTGCTCCTCCTGCAGGACTGGTTCACAGACCCCGCCCTCTACAg gtTCCTGCAGACGGCTGAGATGGTGAAGCCTTCGACTCCGTCCCCTTCGCACGAGAGCGGCGCCGGAGCCGAAGAACCCTCTGAGTTCAACCCCCACCTGG TGTTCGTGCAGACTCGCGCGCGCCCCGAGTCCTTCACCCCACGGCGGCTCCGAGCGATGAACCGAGTGCTCGACCGCCTGATGGCCAATTCCCACCTCAAGTACAAAg GGGCGCTGTCGATGCGGTCGCTGCTGCCGGGACTGCGGGAGGCGACGCTCGAACCCGATGTGAACCTCGTGCTGCTGCCGCCCATGGAGGGGGACAGCGAGGAGCCCCCCCGGCCTG GGGGGGCGTCGGCGCTGTTCCCGCTGCTGCCGCCCTTTCGGGGCCACGGCTCCTTTGGGGCTCTGCTGTCGCGGCTCAGGGGGAGAGTGTTGGCGGCCGCTCGCGCCCAACTGTCCCACACCCTCCTGACCGAGAGGAACTG GTTCCACTACGCCGCCCGCATCTGGGATGGAGTGAAGAAATCCTCGGCGCTGGCGGAATACGGGCGGCTGCTGGGCTGA
- the XRCC1 gene encoding LOW QUALITY PROTEIN: DNA repair protein XRCC1 (The sequence of the model RefSeq protein was modified relative to this genomic sequence to represent the inferred CDS: deleted 1 base in 1 codon) — MEDQEPSSLEDREAQSGPGGGGRAAMPEIPLTRVVSVSSSDPRFPAENLLQPDNGGRWRGAAAGEKQISVVLELGVVRPIHSLHIGNDGAAFVEALVGNDDGDFQVLLPTAAFASPGESRAGVELRRVRLFGAEALVSGAARGGGRRLRLVCSQPYCQSRPFGLSFVRIFSPPEEDEDPPRVPVRRLGPFTVREEGGSPPRPPGALFYRRPPSPPTVPPQDPPGPSYALAALQSSAGADPKPPKRRLTPKADVSPRKRSVVSPKANGSPRGRLSPPAPGPILAGVVLVLSGFQNPLRSRLREAAAAMGAAYRPDWSPDSTHLVCAFPRTPKAALARARGGVVVGPAWIWDCQRHQRRLPCAPYLLDGSGSSGSDDGEGSEAPPPSSPRPPRQPGTPPSSDAAGSDLDETEAERDDPYGGSTEENSEEEEEEEEEEPLPPLPDFFEDKTFFFHGEFPEEEERRLLRYVTAFGGTLSPSLTDAVTHVVTSQQWGPALEQVVRRRPSLTLVGPRWVLRCGERLRELPPQPFLIAPL, encoded by the exons ATGGAGGACCAGGAACCATCGAGTCTGGAGGACCGCGAAGCGCAGAGCGGTCCCGGcgg TGGCGGGAGAGCAGCGATGCCGGAGATCCCGTTAACGCGCGTCGTGTCCGTCAGCAGCTCCGACCCC CGCTTCCCGGCTGAGAATTTGCTGCAACCGGACAATGGCGGGCGCtggcggggggcggcggcgggggagAAGCAGATCAGCGTCGTGTTAGAG TTGGGGGTCGTCCGCCCCATCCACAGTCTCCATATCGGCAACGACGGCGCCGCCTTCGTGGAGGCTCTGGTGGGGAACGACGACGGCGACTTCCAG GTGCTGCTGCCGACGGCGGCGTTTGCGTCTCCGGGCGAGAGCCGCGCGGGGGTTGAGCTGCGCCGCGTGCGGCTCTTCGGGGCGGAGGCGTTGGTGtcgggggcggcg cgcgggggggggcggcgccTGCGCCTCGTCTGCTCCCAACCCTACTGCCAG AGTCGCCCCTTCGGTCTCTCCTTTGTTCGCATTTTCTCTCCCCCCGAGGAGGATGAAGACCCCCCCCGCGTTCCC GTGCGGCGTTTGGGCCCCTTCACGGTGCGGGAGGAGGGGGGCagccccccgcgcccccccggCGCTCTCTTCTATCGGcgccccccgtcccccccaacAG tgcccccccaggacccccccggGCCCAGTTACGCCCTCGCCGCCCTCCAGAGCAGCGCCGGCGCCGACCCCAAG ccccccaaGCGCCGTTTGACCCCCAAAGCGGACGTCTCCCCCCGGAAGCGCTCGGTGGTGTCCCCGAAAGCCAACGGTTCCCCCCGCGGGCGGCTCAGCCCCCCCGCGCCGGGCCCGATCCTGGCCGGGGTGGTGCTGGTGCTGAGCGgcttccagaaccctctgaggAGTCGTCTGCGCGAGGCCGCGGCCGCCATGGGCGCCGCCTACCGCCCCGACTGGAGCCCCGACAGCACCCACCTCGT CTGCGCCTTCCCCCGCACGCCCAAGGCCGCCCTCGCCCGCGCCCGCGGCGGCGTCGTGGTGGGACCCGCCTGGATCTGGGACTGCCAACGGCACCAGCGCCGCCTGCCCTGCGCCCC ATACCTCCTGGACGGCTCCGGTTCCTCCGGCAGCGACGATGGAGAGGGCTCGGAAGCCCCTCCCCCCTCTtcgccccgccccccccgccag cccgggacccccccgaGCTCCGATGCTGCAG GGTCTGATTTGGATGAAACTGAAGCTGAGAg AGATGACCCCTATGGTGGTTCCACTGAGGAGAACAGcgaagaggaagaagaggaggaggaggaggagcccCTCCCCCCCCTGCCCG atttttttgAGGACAAAACCTTCTTTTTCCACGGAGAATTcccggaggaggaggagcggcGGCTGCTGCGCTACGTGACCGCCTTCGGGGG GACACTGTCTCCATCGCTGACGGATGCGGTGACGCACGTGGTGACGTCACAGCAGTGGGGCCCCGCCCTGGAGCag GTGGTGCGGCGGCGGCCGTCGCTGACGCTGGTGGGGCCGCGCTGGGTGCTGCGCTGTGGGGAGCGGCTGCGGGAGCTGCCGCCACAGCCCTTCCTCATCGCCCCCCTCTGA